The Natronosporangium hydrolyticum nucleotide sequence CCCAAAAAGCAGGAGGTGGCCCAGGCCCGCGCCCGGGTCCGACAGCACGGCGACGGCGCCGAGCTGCGCGCCGTCTCGGAGGTGGTAAGCGCCATGCCGGAAGTCTTCGCCGCGGACCTCACCCCCCGCCAGCGACGGATCATGGAGTTCCTCCGCAACTGGGGTCAGGAGCACGGCTACCCGCCGAGCGTCCGGGAGATCGGTGAGGCGGTGGGCCTGGTCTCGCCCAGCAGCGTCGCCTATCAACTCAAGGCGCTCGAGCGCAAAGGCTATCTGCGCCGCGACCCGAACCGGCCGCGCGCGGTCGACGTGCGCCCCGCCCACGAGGTGGCCGAGGAGAACGGTGCCGAACCCCTCCGACCCGCCCCCGCCTACGTGCCCATGCTCGGCCGGATCGCCGCAGGTGGGCCGATCCTCGCCGAGGAGCTGATCGAGGACGTCTTCCCGCTCCCCCGGGAGCTGGTCGGTGAGGGCACGCTCTTCCTGCTCCAGGTCAAGGGTGACTCCATGGTGGACGCCGCGATCTGCGACGGTGACCTCGTGGCGGTCCGGCAACAGCCGGAGGCAGAGAACGGGCAGATCGTGGCGGCGCTGATCGACGGCGAGGCGACGGTCAAGACCTACCAGCGGCGCGAAGG carries:
- the lexA gene encoding transcriptional repressor LexA encodes the protein MSGQPKKQEVAQARARVRQHGDGAELRAVSEVVSAMPEVFAADLTPRQRRIMEFLRNWGQEHGYPPSVREIGEAVGLVSPSSVAYQLKALERKGYLRRDPNRPRAVDVRPAHEVAEENGAEPLRPAPAYVPMLGRIAAGGPILAEELIEDVFPLPRELVGEGTLFLLQVKGDSMVDAAICDGDLVAVRQQPEAENGQIVAALIDGEATVKTYQRREGRVWLMPRNPAYEPIPGEQATIMGRVVTVLRRV